TATGTTCAAGATCGGCATTGGACCGTCGTCTTCCCATACAATGGGACCGATGGTTGCGGCCGCGCGCTTTTTGGATGCGATGCGAGCATCTCCCTTTGAATTTCACGGATTGCGCGGATCTTTGCATGGGTCTCTTGCTTTTACCGGTGTTGGGCATGCGACGGATCGCGCGACTATTTTGGGCCTCGCAGGATTTCGTCCTGATGATTATGACCATGATCAGGCTGAGGCAGCTCTAGAGACCATTCGCGAAACGCAATCTGTCACACCGCCCGACCTTCCGACACTGTCATTCAATCCCAAAGATGATCTGGTGTTTGACTTCGGCCCGAATTTGCCCGGTCACGCCAATGGTATGATCCTGATGGCCACCGACAGCCAAGGCGATGTGATCCTGCAAGAGATCTATTACTCCATTGGCGGTGGTTTCGTGATGACCGAGGCGGAGCTTGCCTCAGGTCAGGATACGGATGAAGGCGCGCCCATACCCTATCCGTTCAAATCCGCCGAAGAGATGCTGCAAATGGCGGAAACCAGTGGCAAATCTATTGCCGAGATGAAGAAGGCAAACGAAATTGAGCGTGGTGGTACTGAAAACCTGCGCAGCGGTGTGGCCCGGCTTTGGCAGGTGATGAATGGCTGCATCGAACGTGGCATCACGCAGGAGGGTATCCTGCCCGGTGGGTTGCAGGTGAAGCGCCGCGCCAAGGGCATACACGATGCGCTTATCGCCGAGCGTGGCACAAACCTGAATGCGCCGCACAAGATCAACGATTGGATCAGCGTCTATGCGATGGCTGTCAACGAAGAAAACGCCGCCGGGGGGCAAGTTGTCACGGCACCCACCAATGGGGCCGCGGGCGTCGTGCCTGCTGTGATCAAGTACTGGCTGGAGCATGTCCCGGGCGCGTCTGAATCAGAGATTGAAACCTTCCTTTTGACAGCCGCAGCCATCGGTGGCCTTGTCAAATTCAACGCCTCAATTAGCGGAGCTGAGGCCGGGTGCCAGGCCGAGGTGGGAAGTGCTGCCGCAATGGGCGCCGCTGGTTTGGCCGCAGTCCTGGGCGGCACACCAGCTCAGATCGAAAATGCGGCAGAAATCGCGTTGGAACATCATCTTGGGATGACCTGTGACCCAGTCAAAGGTCTGGTGCAGGTACCTTGCATCGAACGCAATGGCTTGGGTGCAATAAAGGCCGTCAGCGCAGCCAGCCTCGCCATGCGTGGTGATGGTACGCATCTTGTCCCGCTGGATGCCTGTATTGAGACCATGCGCCAAACCGGTCTCGATATGAGCGAACGCTATAAGGAAACGTCTCTGGGCGGTCTCGCTGTCAACATTCCAAACTGTTGATGCGAGGTTTTAACTTGGCCAATGGGACGCCGTGTTCTGCAACGCGTTCGCAACCAGTTCAAAATGCTCTGATGGAACTGTGACCAGCATTTTTGGTGCGGTCAGGGCAAGCGATACCGGGCCTGTGGCTTCATTTGATGTGCCGATCTGACCATCTGGTGTGAAACAAATACCGGATATAGGCCATTTCAGCCCTTCTGAATGCCCTTCAACAGCGCCCATCGGAAAAAGCGACACGGTCGTACCTGCAGGCAAGTCCAGATTGATCGCAGGCGGTGCAAGAAACACGGTATCGCAAGGGCCGAGCAGGATGCACGGCTTGTCGGGATAGCGCACGAGAGTGTTGAATGCCGCAAGCTGATGATCGATTCGCGCGCCGGTAAACCCGACGGCAAGGATTAGCGGGCTATCAATGTTGCGCAGGCATTTGTCGAAATCCGTGCTGTCTTGCTCTTCGATTCTGTGTTGCGCATCGCTGGGAATTTTCGAAAGGATTTTATCCGAAATCGAGTCAAAATCGCCGATAACCACATCTGGCAGGATATTATGGTTAATTGCCGCGCCCGCTCCGCCATCGGCTGCAACTATGTAAGATCCCATGGACAAAGCGCGACTCAGGTCACTTTTGTCCAAGGAACCACCACCAACCAAAGTCACAGGGTAAGAATTGTAAACAATCACCTAATTTTCCCCGGATTAACCTCTATTTTGGAAACAAGACACATTCTAGCCGTGAAATGATACGCTAAAATTCTAAGAATCGGGCCGCTTTGGTCTAGGGCAACATGGTAAATCCTGATGTCGCAGGTCATGCAGAGCGAGCAATAAAAAATGGTAAGTACAAGTAAAATCCTAACAGTTTCGTACGGCACGTTCTCGTGCACGCTAGAAGGATTCGATGATTCTTTCGATACAATGAAGGCAATTGCGGAATATTTCCGCGATTTGGCCGCCGATGATCGCTATTTCGGGGCCGAACCGCCGACACCCGACGCCGAAATGCTTGCGCGCATTGCGGAACGCGAGATTGCGCGCCGCGTAGAAGCACATGAAGATCAGGGAAAAATTCACCTGCGCGCTCAGGACGAAGACGGCGCACTGGCGACAACGAGCTTGCTTGCACCCGATATTGAAGAGCCTTCCGAAGTTGCGACAGAAGGCCTCCCAACGATGGAAGACGCTTCTGAACTCGTATCGGAAGCTATCGAGGACTCTTTGGTTGAGCCTGAGTTTGTCGACGAAACCTATGCGGATGCCGACGCCTTAGAGCCGGACCCACAAACCGCGTCAGATGACAATGTTGCGGATGAGGAAGACCTCATTGATGAGGCCCCAACCGAAGACCCGACAGACGAACCTGAAGATGCTTCGGAAATAGAGTCTATTTCGGCGGAAAAGACCGAAACAGAAGAGCTTTTGGCCGAGATTTCCGCGTCTGCAGAGGTTGAGGAAGAAGAAAAGGCTGAGCCCGAGACGTTAGAAGACCACCCGTCGGACTCTTATGACCTAGATCCTGACATTGCTGCCTTTATGGCCGACGCTGCTGCCGAAGAGGCTCAGCTGGCCGCGGCTCAGAGTGATGACTCTGTCGATGACTTGCTCGAAGTCGACGAGATAGAAGCTGAAATTGCCGAACTTGAAGATGTTCAGGACGATCAATCCATTGGTCTGGCCGATTTCATCAGCGAAGGCACCGAAAAGGACGAAGCGCCTGAGCTCTCTGAGTCTGATGACATCGCGGAAAAGCTTCAGCGTATTCGTGCCGTAGCTGCGCAAAGCGAACCGAAGTTTGTGCCCGATGACTTCAGCGAGGACGAACACGCTGAAGACCTCATGGAAAATACGTCGTCTGAACTGGAAGCACTGCTGGCATCGACGCGCGAAGAGGAGGAGTCGGACGGTTCACCACAGCTGGATTTGGCTGCCGAAACCCTCGAGCAAGCGTTCTCCGATGATGAGGAAGAAGATTCAGAAGAACTCGACAAAACAACTGATATTGAAGAGGTTTTCGAAAGTTCGGATGCAGAAGAAACTCAAGAAGCTGCAGAAATCGCTGAGCCTGCTGACGTCATAGAAGAAGATGAACTGGCCCAACTTCTGGCGGATTCCACACCCGACAACTTCGCAGATAGTGAAGCAGACGAATTGGAGGTCTCCGAAGCAATCAAATCCGAAGTGACAAATTTCGAATTAGAAAAAGACGCTTTGGATGCGCCAGCCGAAGACACGGCGGCGATCGAAGACGATATGGAGCCGCTGGTTCTTGGCAGCGATGAGCGGGTGGAAATTGTCGAAGAAGAAACGGTCGCCGAAGACCTGGATCATGACCTTGGGGACTCAACGTTAAGTCCGGAGGACGAGGCCGATCTACTGCGTGAACTGGCCGAGGTTGAGGCCGAGATTGAAACTGACCCGGAGATGTTTAAGGCGGACCGCATCGAGGACGCGGTTGAGGTCGCAGATTTGGCTGATGACAAGATCGATCTGGCGGAGGCCGAAGCGATTGCGGATTCCACATTGGAAATAGCGCAGCAACGCGATGCTTTGAGCAACGCGGACGCTATGACCACTGCCTCCGACCTCGACCCATCGCCCGAGATTGAATCTGCACCAGAGATCGAACCAGAAGAGTCCAAGGAAAAACCGCGCGGCCTGAAACGCCTGCTGGGAATGGGAAAAAGCGAGCCAGAGCAAGACGTTGAGCGGATTTTCGACGAAGCCGATTCACAGATGGAAGACAAAGAGGCGTCACTGCGCCGCAATGCGATCCAACATCTGCGCGCTGCTGTGGCGGCCACTCGTGCCGAGCACAAAGCCGGAGGCAAAATCGAGAAAGACGTCGATGATGCCCCTTACCGTTCGGACCTAGCCGAAGTTGTGCGCCCACGCAGACCCAGCGCGTCTGAAACTGCGAGCACATCTCGTCGCCCGACGCGTCCAGAAGACGTTGATCCTGCGCCATTAAAGCTTGTCGCGGAACAGCGTGTCGATGTAGATCAGGCTCCGGTCCGCCCGCGCCGTGTTTCTGCCGGTGAGCGTCCACCGATGGCCGAAATGCAAACAGAAG
This DNA window, taken from Roseovarius sp. S88, encodes the following:
- a CDS encoding L-serine ammonia-lyase is translated as MFLSVFDMFKIGIGPSSSHTMGPMVAAARFLDAMRASPFEFHGLRGSLHGSLAFTGVGHATDRATILGLAGFRPDDYDHDQAEAALETIRETQSVTPPDLPTLSFNPKDDLVFDFGPNLPGHANGMILMATDSQGDVILQEIYYSIGGGFVMTEAELASGQDTDEGAPIPYPFKSAEEMLQMAETSGKSIAEMKKANEIERGGTENLRSGVARLWQVMNGCIERGITQEGILPGGLQVKRRAKGIHDALIAERGTNLNAPHKINDWISVYAMAVNEENAAGGQVVTAPTNGAAGVVPAVIKYWLEHVPGASESEIETFLLTAAAIGGLVKFNASISGAEAGCQAEVGSAAAMGAAGLAAVLGGTPAQIENAAEIALEHHLGMTCDPVKGLVQVPCIERNGLGAIKAVSAASLAMRGDGTHLVPLDACIETMRQTGLDMSERYKETSLGGLAVNIPNC
- a CDS encoding thiamine diphosphokinase; this translates as MDKSDLSRALSMGSYIVAADGGAGAAINHNILPDVVIGDFDSISDKILSKIPSDAQHRIEEQDSTDFDKCLRNIDSPLILAVGFTGARIDHQLAAFNTLVRYPDKPCILLGPCDTVFLAPPAINLDLPAGTTVSLFPMGAVEGHSEGLKWPISGICFTPDGQIGTSNEATGPVSLALTAPKMLVTVPSEHFELVANALQNTASHWPS